From Amia ocellicauda isolate fAmiCal2 chromosome 12, fAmiCal2.hap1, whole genome shotgun sequence, a single genomic window includes:
- the LOC136764143 gene encoding fish-egg lectin-like isoform X2 → METQRQSAVMRACVIAVLVQLLLSGSQGLQCREVAGQLRQIDVSAGQVFGTDTADAIFTLYGGTWTQLPGALKHVTVGPSGIWGINSANAIFKLVDANWVQVPGQLKQIDAGGVQFVAGVNTADNIFCLGQEATVGYKGPGSPFPWQGLQGALKYYSCGPLGCWGVNATEDIFVRMGVTPQQCQGTGDWQQVDGKLSMIEGWYHQQ, encoded by the exons atggagacacagagacagagtgcAGTGATGAGAGCCTGTGTGATTGCAGTGCTGGTGCAGCTCCTGCTGTCTGGCAGTCAGG GTTTGCAGTGCAGGGAGGTTGCAGGGCAACTGCGGCAGATTGATGTCAGTGCAGGGCAGGTTTTTGGCACTGATACAGCCGATGCCATCTTCACCCTGTATGGGGGGACCTGGACTCAGCTGCCCGGGGCGCTCAAGCATGTCACGGTTGGGCCCTCGGGCATCTGGGGCATTAACAGTGCCAACGCCATCTTTAAGCTGGTGGATGCCAACTGGGTACAGGTGCCAg gTCAGCTGAAGCAGATTGATGCTGGTGGTGTCCAGTTCGTGGCCGGGGTCAACACTGCAGACAACATCTTCTGCCTTGGCCAGGAAGCCACAGTGGGGTACAAGGGCCCTGGTTCCCCCTTCCCCTGGCAGGGCCTCCAGGGGGCTCTCAAGTACTACAGCTGTGGACCCCTGGGCTGCTGGGGGGTGAACGCCACTGAAGACATCTTCGTGAGGATGGGAGTGACTCCACAGCAGTGCCAGGGGACAGGGGATTGGCAGCAGGTGGATGGGAAATTGTCCATGATAGAG